A genomic stretch from Marinobacter fonticola includes:
- a CDS encoding bile acid:sodium symporter family protein: MRIPLDRFTLVLLGTIGVATFLPARGDAAAFFGVAGSVAVALLFFFHGAALSREQVVAGASHWRLHVIITAMTFLVFPILVWPISKLPSSWVPADLVLGFLYLGVLPSAVSSSIAFTAMARGNVPAAVCSAAASNVFGMMLTPFLLMLLVSVAGDGFSVGDALKDIVFQLLLPFGVGHGLRPWLGGFMERHKSLMGRYDQGVILLIVYSAFSHSVVSGLWQRLPVTSIVLAIGLCIALLFVVILLARLAAMAWGLDTADEAAVVFCGSKKSLASGLPMAKVLFAGHPGFGMIVLPIMCYNQIQIIVGAFLARWYLERMDRPDKEAA, translated from the coding sequence ATGCGTATTCCGCTCGATAGATTTACCTTGGTCCTGCTCGGGACGATTGGCGTGGCCACCTTCCTTCCGGCGCGAGGGGATGCGGCCGCGTTTTTCGGGGTGGCCGGCAGTGTTGCCGTTGCCTTGTTGTTCTTCTTCCATGGCGCCGCCCTGTCCCGGGAGCAGGTGGTGGCGGGGGCAAGCCACTGGAGGTTGCATGTCATCATCACCGCGATGACGTTTCTGGTCTTTCCGATTCTCGTATGGCCAATCTCGAAGCTGCCCTCAAGCTGGGTGCCGGCAGACCTGGTGCTTGGTTTCCTGTATCTGGGCGTCCTGCCATCAGCGGTCTCGTCTTCGATTGCGTTCACCGCCATGGCGCGAGGAAACGTGCCGGCCGCTGTTTGCAGCGCCGCAGCTTCGAATGTCTTCGGTATGATGCTCACCCCGTTTCTGCTGATGTTGCTGGTGAGCGTTGCGGGCGACGGCTTCTCCGTCGGCGATGCCCTGAAGGACATCGTCTTCCAGTTGTTGCTACCGTTTGGTGTCGGGCATGGTTTGCGTCCTTGGTTAGGCGGCTTCATGGAGCGACACAAGTCGCTGATGGGCCGGTACGATCAGGGGGTGATCCTGCTTATCGTCTATTCGGCGTTTAGCCACTCGGTGGTCAGTGGTCTGTGGCAGCGACTGCCAGTGACGTCGATTGTGCTGGCCATTGGCCTGTGTATCGCGCTGTTATTCGTCGTGATTCTGCTGGCGCGACTCGCTGCGATGGCCTGGGGTTTGGATACGGCTGACGAGGCCGCCGTGGTATTTTGCGGCTCGAAGAAGAGTCTGGCATCCGGGTTGCCCATGGCAAAAGTCTTGTTTGCCGGTCATCCTGGCTTTGGCATGATCGTGCTGCCCATCATGTGCTACAACCAGATCCAGATCATCGTGGGTGCGTTTCTGGCGAGATGGTATCTCGAGCGAATGGATAGGCCTGACAAGGAGGCAGCGTAA